In the genome of Nocardioides marmoribigeumensis, one region contains:
- a CDS encoding sacsin N-terminal ATP-binding-like domain-containing protein gives MLPTPEFRALIEKKAAWPVEQYLHGRRNGELPTLQVKRFIEGIISADYHGRTLIELIQNAHDAHPKGSEDGQIRILLDETEGACGTLYVANGGLPLSEANFNAIVSVALSDKPPSEGIGNKGVGFKSVLQFSDRPEVYSKAAPESHSFDGFTFRFGEPEDFERVANGIDADAAELADNISTLTLTFPLESAPVRVVELGAVGFCTVIRLPLKSRRALANARGELDEVSGSDVPLHLFLDRIETIEIQVVGDDAPDPVSLTRLVDDLAPSHGVSTALLQDGSEFIVARRTVAERKVLDAITATREAGAHLPGWDAWKGDAEVVFALSAGDSLESPRLYNFLPMGEQVTCPLPAYLQAPFFSSLNRRSLDEDYPINALFLDEAAELAADLLVAATEGDLDLPDGTLVDVACWSVGSLTRLKKALTLRSRSLDEMPILPSRVPGSRVSVAKGSLWQPVGKRFSPERLEAEQLGVLVSPHLGADRLTRVERLAFALGLAETWKPTRPMLVSFAETCAAGLLRENVKAKVWAKFYDELAVGLPGHTGLAGARIVIGADGLLAANGAPGQPTVFFPPARGDIGTRRQPPAAVTGRLAYVRDDIPWKRDQSNRPGKEWLGGCVAEFGTEDILKVVAEVMDEADLTDEGLAQALLYALDVWRQARSPLGEESFPTTPFRVPTRSGWISADAAFFGRGWGGEEEWVDDALARLLRETGDVPELRAVSESVVLAPEDWLDDPSLRELMRTFLERAGVVHGLWPVEPAHTPWKQSGHLLNHPATIAPAQLPFWVTAEIRAQWLGAADKWTREKATYTGVPYDLVSNAMLPGQLDWPSFSLAVRDVYGELVLAGLDRWEDDVFDAVFYRRASADRCRWPSFLTTFLVSEAWFPQREPNDRTTPSLVKLTEAWWVSEDLPSYLPSAATHLRRVIGPTAVTRLRRLGLRHWDAADAAVDRIDHLADLIAAAGSWVRGTRAEYERSWLQHLAQTESGSNTRRPRGVLVEREAQVEIADLTADGEPVYYAVPDLPQASLLAYVPLARLGFSDRQLSKRVGDFLASTVSPRFRSVADAEIAVRFTDPALTGPVLEVIGDWLETLVLLVLSHQQGIARRTDRQLERTALDLRTTRIALVDTFSTSVAGHEVEETTRHMSCFVEQDDGTGLVLVRGGSGQSRVKLAEIAAEGICQAIGASGVFKDLRLALIDLQSLVQGGTPSLSDLADALGLHLADVEIANAERGGIRPDLSVLVAVLATVAPELAEELRESSHDDDRAELEIWLRARLGASTGADAAALLGYADSGRVWGPVEDGIVTLADANAGLKLLGFEPLSNGDAHGRAFSHYLASRRSALLDELRDRFAERVAADPAAMASYVELTGLPELHAEPSWAEEFWHLPPEIMATHTDDWLERVAGPPASSSLPPVEELRGRPLTQPLTTSRDSVLTWCELNQATVPAPIDVASVAAQIRSSGFLDFAERTSEELVGWLHEHGYWPHDMPRTLSQKDLGITQDDLKQARERRRAAAEDEKRRKSAIEYGGDTFTGEPDDLLRLDEAIASRLSVASLGSLPTLASLNELSERSPKDPSKPTKPIRASSPPPEKIQNIGLAGELFAAHWIEANFGLLREETWCSGYRNDILGGLLGDDSLGYDFSVPMGEVTYLIEVKASTGDDTIFSLPEVEITRALDLAPHEQYTILFVANVLTDELRTFMWLPNPLGSQARLFRREGRQMKFRFDLANG, from the coding sequence GTGCTGCCCACGCCCGAATTCCGCGCACTGATCGAGAAGAAGGCTGCGTGGCCCGTCGAGCAGTACCTCCATGGCCGGAGGAACGGCGAGCTTCCAACACTCCAGGTGAAGCGGTTCATCGAGGGAATCATCTCGGCTGACTATCACGGCCGGACGCTGATCGAACTGATCCAGAACGCGCACGACGCGCACCCGAAGGGCTCCGAGGACGGCCAAATCCGCATTCTCCTCGATGAGACCGAGGGAGCGTGCGGCACGCTCTACGTAGCCAACGGCGGGCTCCCGCTGTCCGAGGCAAATTTCAACGCAATCGTGTCAGTGGCGCTGAGCGACAAGCCCCCGAGCGAAGGAATTGGCAACAAAGGCGTCGGCTTCAAGAGCGTCCTGCAGTTCAGTGACCGTCCCGAGGTCTACAGCAAGGCGGCCCCCGAATCGCACAGTTTCGATGGGTTTACCTTCCGCTTCGGCGAGCCGGAAGACTTCGAGCGGGTGGCGAACGGAATCGACGCGGACGCGGCCGAGTTGGCCGACAACATCTCAACGCTCACCCTGACCTTCCCGCTCGAGTCGGCTCCGGTGAGGGTCGTGGAGCTGGGCGCCGTCGGGTTCTGCACCGTCATCCGGCTTCCGCTGAAGTCGAGGCGTGCCTTGGCCAATGCCCGCGGCGAGCTTGATGAGGTGTCCGGCAGCGATGTCCCTTTGCATCTGTTCCTTGACCGGATCGAGACCATCGAAATCCAGGTCGTCGGCGACGATGCCCCGGATCCTGTCAGCCTCACCCGCCTCGTGGACGACCTAGCCCCCTCCCACGGGGTGAGTACCGCTCTCCTGCAGGACGGATCCGAGTTCATCGTCGCCCGCCGCACTGTGGCAGAACGTAAGGTTCTCGACGCCATCACCGCCACTCGCGAAGCGGGCGCCCACCTGCCGGGCTGGGATGCGTGGAAGGGCGATGCCGAGGTTGTCTTCGCCTTGTCGGCTGGCGACTCGTTGGAGTCGCCTCGGCTCTACAACTTCCTGCCAATGGGAGAGCAGGTCACGTGCCCCCTTCCCGCCTACCTCCAAGCGCCGTTCTTCTCCAGCCTCAACAGACGTTCACTCGACGAGGACTATCCCATCAACGCGCTCTTCCTCGATGAGGCAGCGGAACTGGCGGCCGACCTCTTGGTCGCGGCGACTGAGGGTGATCTGGACCTGCCTGACGGGACGCTCGTCGATGTCGCCTGCTGGTCGGTCGGAAGCCTGACCAGGCTGAAGAAGGCGCTCACTCTGCGGAGTCGGTCGCTAGACGAGATGCCGATCCTGCCATCGCGGGTTCCAGGGTCCAGAGTCTCGGTCGCCAAGGGGTCGCTTTGGCAGCCCGTCGGCAAGCGCTTCAGCCCGGAACGGCTCGAGGCGGAGCAGCTCGGGGTCCTCGTCTCCCCACACCTGGGAGCGGACCGGCTGACGCGGGTCGAGCGACTGGCTTTTGCGCTCGGGCTCGCGGAGACCTGGAAGCCCACACGACCGATGCTGGTGTCCTTCGCCGAGACCTGCGCTGCAGGCCTTCTCCGCGAAAACGTCAAGGCCAAGGTCTGGGCCAAGTTCTACGACGAGCTGGCCGTGGGCCTCCCCGGACACACAGGACTCGCCGGAGCGCGCATCGTGATCGGAGCGGACGGACTGCTTGCCGCCAACGGAGCGCCAGGCCAGCCGACCGTGTTCTTCCCACCCGCACGTGGCGACATAGGAACCCGGAGGCAACCGCCTGCGGCAGTGACGGGACGCCTCGCTTACGTACGGGACGACATCCCGTGGAAGAGAGACCAGAGCAATCGGCCCGGAAAGGAGTGGCTGGGGGGATGCGTCGCGGAGTTCGGAACTGAGGACATCCTCAAGGTCGTTGCCGAGGTGATGGACGAGGCCGATCTGACGGACGAAGGGCTGGCGCAGGCGCTCCTCTACGCCTTGGATGTCTGGCGGCAAGCTCGGAGTCCGCTGGGAGAGGAGTCGTTCCCCACCACCCCGTTCCGCGTCCCTACGCGATCGGGCTGGATCTCGGCCGACGCTGCTTTCTTCGGTCGCGGCTGGGGCGGCGAAGAGGAGTGGGTAGATGATGCACTCGCACGTCTGCTCCGCGAGACCGGCGACGTGCCCGAGCTGCGGGCCGTCTCCGAGTCGGTCGTCCTCGCCCCCGAGGACTGGCTCGACGACCCCTCGCTGCGTGAACTCATGCGCACGTTCCTGGAGCGAGCCGGCGTCGTGCACGGCCTGTGGCCCGTCGAGCCCGCCCATACGCCGTGGAAGCAGTCGGGTCACCTCCTCAACCATCCAGCGACGATCGCACCGGCCCAGCTGCCTTTTTGGGTGACCGCCGAGATCCGCGCGCAGTGGCTAGGTGCGGCGGATAAATGGACGCGGGAGAAGGCCACTTACACCGGCGTCCCCTACGACCTGGTGAGCAACGCGATGCTGCCCGGGCAGCTCGACTGGCCGAGCTTCTCGCTTGCTGTTCGTGACGTGTACGGCGAGCTGGTGCTGGCGGGCCTAGACCGTTGGGAAGATGACGTCTTCGACGCCGTGTTCTACCGACGTGCGAGCGCCGACCGGTGCCGATGGCCGTCGTTCCTCACGACGTTCTTGGTATCCGAGGCCTGGTTCCCTCAGCGCGAGCCCAACGACCGCACGACACCGAGCCTCGTCAAGCTCACCGAGGCCTGGTGGGTGAGCGAGGACCTGCCCTCCTATCTGCCGTCGGCCGCGACCCATCTCCGTCGCGTCATCGGTCCCACTGCCGTTACGCGCCTGCGCCGACTCGGGCTCCGTCACTGGGACGCCGCCGATGCCGCTGTCGATCGGATCGACCACCTGGCGGACCTGATCGCGGCAGCGGGGTCGTGGGTCCGTGGGACCCGTGCCGAGTACGAGAGGAGCTGGTTGCAGCACCTCGCTCAGACCGAGAGCGGCTCGAACACCCGCAGGCCTCGAGGCGTTCTGGTCGAGCGCGAGGCGCAGGTCGAGATCGCCGATCTCACCGCGGACGGCGAGCCGGTTTACTACGCGGTGCCTGACCTCCCCCAGGCGTCGCTGCTGGCGTATGTACCGCTTGCGCGGCTCGGATTCTCCGACCGACAGTTGTCCAAGCGTGTCGGAGACTTCCTCGCCTCGACCGTGTCACCCCGCTTCCGCTCAGTCGCGGACGCCGAGATCGCCGTCAGATTCACCGATCCTGCATTGACAGGACCGGTCCTGGAGGTCATCGGAGACTGGTTGGAGACCCTCGTGCTGCTCGTGCTCTCCCACCAGCAGGGGATCGCGCGGCGGACCGATCGGCAGCTGGAGAGGACGGCCCTCGATCTGCGCACTACACGGATCGCGCTGGTCGACACGTTCTCCACGTCCGTAGCAGGACACGAAGTCGAGGAGACGACCAGGCACATGTCGTGCTTTGTCGAACAAGACGACGGCACCGGGCTGGTGCTGGTTCGCGGTGGATCCGGCCAGAGCCGAGTCAAGCTCGCCGAGATCGCCGCCGAGGGTATCTGCCAGGCGATCGGTGCATCTGGGGTGTTCAAGGACCTCCGGCTCGCCCTCATAGACCTGCAGTCGCTAGTGCAAGGCGGCACCCCTTCTCTGTCGGACCTCGCGGACGCCCTGGGGCTACACCTGGCGGACGTAGAGATCGCGAACGCAGAGCGTGGAGGAATCCGGCCAGACCTGTCGGTGCTGGTGGCGGTGCTTGCTACAGTCGCCCCCGAGCTGGCTGAGGAACTGCGCGAGAGCAGCCACGACGACGACCGTGCAGAGCTGGAGATCTGGCTCAGGGCGAGGCTCGGTGCTTCGACCGGAGCTGACGCGGCCGCACTTCTCGGTTATGCCGACAGCGGGCGCGTCTGGGGACCGGTCGAGGACGGGATCGTGACGCTGGCCGACGCCAACGCGGGCCTCAAACTTCTCGGGTTCGAGCCCCTGTCGAACGGCGACGCGCACGGCCGCGCCTTCTCCCACTACCTCGCGTCTCGGCGATCCGCTCTCCTCGACGAGCTCCGTGACCGATTCGCGGAGCGGGTCGCGGCCGACCCCGCCGCGATGGCGTCGTACGTGGAGCTGACCGGGCTGCCGGAGCTGCACGCCGAACCCTCCTGGGCCGAAGAATTCTGGCACCTCCCACCCGAGATCATGGCCACCCACACGGACGACTGGCTGGAGAGAGTTGCCGGGCCACCAGCGAGCAGCAGCCTGCCGCCGGTCGAGGAGCTTCGGGGACGCCCACTGACTCAGCCGCTCACGACGTCCCGCGACTCCGTGCTCACCTGGTGTGAACTCAACCAAGCCACGGTGCCGGCTCCAATCGACGTCGCCTCAGTCGCCGCGCAGATCAGGAGCTCCGGCTTCCTGGACTTCGCCGAGCGAACGTCCGAGGAACTCGTCGGCTGGTTGCATGAGCACGGCTACTGGCCTCACGACATGCCCCGCACGTTGAGCCAGAAAGACCTCGGCATCACACAAGACGACCTCAAGCAGGCCAGAGAACGAAGGCGAGCGGCCGCAGAGGACGAGAAGCGCCGCAAGTCGGCCATCGAGTACGGCGGCGACACATTTACCGGCGAACCCGACGATCTGCTCCGACTTGACGAAGCGATCGCATCCCGCCTCTCGGTGGCCTCACTCGGCAGCCTGCCGACTCTGGCCTCGTTGAACGAACTGTCCGAACGATCGCCCAAGGACCCGAGCAAACCAACGAAGCCGATCCGCGCGTCGTCGCCTCCTCCAGAGAAGATCCAGAACATCGGCCTTGCCGGCGAGTTGTTCGCGGCCCACTGGATTGAGGCGAACTTCGGGCTGCTGCGCGAAGAGACCTGGTGCTCGGGATATCGCAACGACATCCTCGGCGGACTGCTCGGCGACGACTCCCTCGGCTACGACTTCAGCGTTCCCATGGGCGAGGTGACCTACCTGATCGAGGTCAAGGCCAGCACGGGCGACGACACAATCTTCAGTCTGCCGGAGGTTGAGATCACGCGAGCGCTCGACCTCGCGCCGCACGAGCAGTACACGATCCTGTTTGTAGCCAATGTGCTCACCGATGAACTGCGCACCTTCATGTGGCTACCCAATCCACTCGGAAGTCAGGCTCGGCTCTTCCGCAGGGAGGGCAGACAAATGAAGTTCAGGTTCGACCTCGCAAACGGCTGA
- a CDS encoding polyribonucleotide nucleotidyltransferase has translation MEEPVISAVETVLDNGKFGTRTVKFETGLLARQAAGSVTAYLDDETMLLSATTAGKHPKDHFDFFPLTIDVEERMYAVGQIPGSFFRSEGRPGEDAILTCRLIDRPLRPTFKKGLRNEVQVVITVLALDPDQPYDVLAINAASMSTQLSGLPFSGPVGGVRVALIEGQWVAFPSHSQLEHAVFDMVVAGRVTESGDVAIMMVEAESTETAWDLIQSGAEAPSESVVATGLDAAKPFIKQLCDAQSELAKQAAKPVQEFPIFLDYEDDVYDAVEAAASDNLAQALTIAGKQERESKLDEVKDAVLEQVGPQFEGREKEIGAAFRSVTKKLVRQRVLRDKVRMDGRGLTDIRDLHAEVEIIPRVHGSALFERGETQILGVTTLNMLTLEQKLDTLSPEKTRRYMHKYVFPPFSTGETGRVGSPKRREVGHGALARRALLPVLPTREEFPYAIRQLSEAMGSNGSTSMGSVCASTLSLLQAGVPLRASVAGIAMGLISDEVDGKTEYVALTDILGAEDAFGDMDFKVAGTREFVTALQLDTKLDGIPAEVLAAALSQARDARMEILDVMAEAIAEPAEMSLLAPRIITVKIPVDKIGEVIGPKGKVINQIQDDTGASLSIEDDGTIYIGATNGEAAEAARQAVNAIANPTMPEIGERYLGTVVKTTNFGAFISLLPGKDGLLHISKLRSLAGGRRVEAVEDVVSVGQKIQVQIAEIDDRGKLSLIPVVEESAEGSDDAADATDDSE, from the coding sequence GTGGAGGAACCTGTCATCTCCGCCGTCGAGACCGTTCTGGACAACGGCAAGTTCGGCACCCGCACCGTCAAGTTCGAGACCGGCCTGCTGGCCCGTCAGGCCGCCGGCTCCGTCACGGCCTACCTCGACGACGAGACGATGCTGCTGTCGGCGACGACCGCCGGCAAGCACCCGAAGGACCACTTCGACTTCTTCCCCCTGACGATCGACGTCGAGGAGCGGATGTACGCCGTGGGCCAGATCCCCGGCTCGTTCTTCCGGTCCGAGGGTCGTCCCGGTGAGGACGCGATCCTCACCTGCCGCCTGATCGACCGCCCGCTGCGCCCGACCTTCAAGAAGGGCCTGCGCAACGAGGTCCAGGTCGTCATCACGGTCTTGGCGCTCGACCCCGACCAGCCCTACGACGTGCTGGCGATCAACGCCGCGTCGATGTCGACCCAGCTCTCCGGCCTGCCGTTCTCCGGCCCGGTCGGCGGCGTGCGCGTCGCGCTCATCGAGGGCCAGTGGGTGGCGTTCCCGTCGCACAGCCAGCTCGAGCACGCCGTGTTCGACATGGTCGTCGCGGGCCGCGTCACCGAGTCCGGCGACGTCGCGATCATGATGGTCGAGGCGGAGTCCACCGAGACCGCCTGGGACCTGATCCAGTCCGGCGCCGAGGCGCCGAGCGAGTCCGTCGTGGCCACCGGCCTCGACGCGGCCAAGCCCTTCATCAAGCAGCTGTGCGACGCGCAGTCCGAGCTGGCCAAGCAGGCGGCCAAGCCGGTGCAGGAGTTCCCGATCTTCCTCGACTACGAGGACGACGTCTACGACGCGGTCGAGGCTGCTGCCTCGGACAACCTGGCGCAGGCGCTGACCATCGCCGGCAAGCAGGAGCGCGAGTCCAAGCTCGACGAGGTCAAGGACGCCGTCCTGGAGCAGGTCGGCCCGCAGTTCGAGGGTCGCGAGAAGGAGATCGGTGCGGCGTTCCGCTCGGTCACCAAGAAGCTCGTGCGTCAGCGCGTGCTGCGCGACAAGGTCCGCATGGACGGCCGCGGCCTGACCGACATCCGCGACCTGCACGCCGAGGTCGAGATCATCCCGCGCGTGCACGGCTCGGCGCTGTTCGAGCGTGGCGAGACCCAGATCCTGGGCGTCACCACCCTCAACATGCTGACGCTGGAGCAGAAGCTCGACACGCTCAGCCCCGAGAAGACGCGTCGCTACATGCACAAGTACGTCTTCCCGCCGTTCTCCACCGGTGAGACCGGTCGCGTGGGCTCGCCCAAGCGTCGCGAGGTCGGCCACGGCGCGCTCGCCCGTCGTGCGCTCCTTCCGGTGCTGCCGACGCGTGAGGAGTTCCCCTACGCGATCCGCCAGCTCTCCGAGGCGATGGGCTCCAACGGCTCCACCTCGATGGGCTCGGTCTGCGCCTCGACCCTGTCGCTGCTGCAGGCCGGTGTGCCGCTGCGCGCCTCGGTCGCGGGCATCGCGATGGGCCTCATCTCCGACGAGGTCGACGGCAAGACGGAGTACGTCGCGCTGACCGACATCCTCGGTGCCGAGGACGCGTTCGGCGACATGGACTTCAAGGTCGCCGGCACCCGTGAGTTCGTCACCGCGCTGCAGCTCGACACCAAGCTCGACGGCATCCCTGCCGAGGTCCTGGCCGCGGCGCTGTCGCAGGCCCGTGACGCGCGCATGGAGATCCTCGACGTGATGGCCGAGGCGATCGCCGAGCCGGCCGAGATGAGCCTGCTCGCGCCGCGCATCATCACCGTCAAGATCCCCGTCGACAAGATCGGTGAGGTCATCGGCCCCAAGGGCAAGGTGATCAACCAGATCCAGGACGACACCGGTGCGTCGCTGTCCATCGAGGACGACGGCACGATCTACATCGGTGCGACCAACGGCGAGGCTGCCGAGGCTGCCCGCCAGGCCGTCAACGCGATCGCCAACCCGACGATGCCCGAGATCGGCGAGCGCTACCTCGGCACCGTGGTCAAGACGACGAACTTCGGCGCCTTCATCTCGCTGCTGCCCGGTAAGGACGGCCTGCTGCACATCAGCAAGCTGCGCTCGCTGGCCGGTGGCCGCCGGGTCGAGGCCGTCGAGGACGTCGTGTCCGTCGGCCAGAAGATCCAGGTCCAGATCGCCGAGATCGACGACCGGGGCAAGCTGTCGCTGATCCCGGTCGTCGAGGAGTCCGCTGAGGGCTCCGACGACGCGGCTGACGCCACCGACGACAGCGAGTGA
- a CDS encoding M16 family metallopeptidase — protein sequence MPARFTEQAPGTTRTVLKEQDSAGTVVSTVRRSLLPNGLRVITEAMPGVRSASIGVWVGTGSRDESPRLSGASHFLEHLLFKGTPTRSALEISASMDAVGGEFNAFTAREYTCFHARVLDDDLPLAVDVLGDMLCNSLLRAHDVEAEREVILDEIAMHDDDPEDVVANLFSEAAWGATPLGRPVGGTAESVSVLTRSQIQRFYRRHYTAANMVIGVAGNVDHAAVVRRVKRAFVFPSSEAAAPISRRPATPFKKAVGRTLSISRPFEQSNVILGFNAIGREDERRYALGVLSTILGGGSSSRLFQEVREERGLAYSVYSYPVHTADSGALCVGLSCLPRKLDEVLDVVRASLAALAADGVTEEELARGKGQLRGGLVLGLEDSASRMSRIAKADLLYGDLPGIDETLARIEGVTPGEVHDLARELFAQPEILAVAGPRR from the coding sequence GTGCCTGCACGGTTCACCGAGCAGGCGCCGGGCACCACCCGCACCGTTCTGAAGGAGCAGGACTCCGCCGGCACCGTGGTCTCCACGGTCCGGCGGAGTCTTCTCCCCAACGGCCTCCGCGTCATCACGGAGGCCATGCCCGGTGTCCGGTCGGCCAGCATCGGTGTCTGGGTCGGCACCGGGTCGCGTGACGAGTCGCCCCGGCTGTCCGGGGCCTCCCACTTCCTCGAGCACCTGCTCTTCAAGGGCACGCCCACGCGCTCCGCGCTGGAGATCTCGGCGTCGATGGACGCCGTCGGTGGCGAGTTCAACGCCTTCACCGCGCGTGAGTACACCTGCTTCCACGCCCGCGTCCTCGACGACGACCTGCCCCTTGCGGTCGACGTGCTGGGGGACATGCTCTGCAACTCGCTGCTGCGTGCGCACGACGTCGAGGCCGAGCGCGAGGTGATCCTCGACGAGATCGCCATGCACGACGACGACCCGGAGGACGTCGTCGCCAACCTCTTCTCCGAGGCCGCCTGGGGCGCCACGCCTCTCGGTCGCCCGGTCGGTGGGACCGCCGAGTCGGTCTCGGTGCTGACCCGGTCGCAGATCCAGCGGTTCTACCGGCGGCACTACACGGCCGCCAACATGGTCATCGGCGTCGCCGGCAACGTCGACCACGCGGCCGTCGTACGCCGGGTGAAGCGGGCGTTCGTCTTCCCGTCCTCCGAGGCCGCCGCTCCGATCTCGCGGCGGCCGGCCACGCCGTTCAAGAAAGCCGTCGGTCGCACCCTCTCGATCTCCCGGCCGTTCGAGCAGTCGAACGTCATCCTCGGCTTCAACGCGATCGGCCGCGAGGACGAGCGCCGCTACGCCCTGGGCGTGCTGTCGACGATCCTCGGCGGCGGCTCGTCGTCGCGGCTGTTCCAGGAGGTGCGCGAGGAGCGCGGCCTGGCCTACTCCGTCTACTCCTACCCGGTCCACACCGCCGACTCCGGCGCCCTGTGCGTCGGGCTGTCGTGCCTGCCGCGCAAGCTCGACGAGGTGCTCGACGTGGTCCGCGCCTCGCTGGCGGCGCTCGCCGCGGATGGCGTGACCGAGGAGGAGCTGGCCCGCGGCAAGGGCCAGCTGCGCGGGGGACTGGTCCTCGGCCTCGAGGACTCCGCCTCCCGCATGTCCCGCATTGCGAAGGCCGACCTGCTGTACGGCGACCTGCCGGGCATCGACGAGACGCTCGCCCGGATCGAGGGCGTGACCCCTGGCGAGGTGCATGACCTGGCTCGGGAGCTGTTTGCTCAGCCGGAGATCCTCGCGGTCGCCGGCCCGCGCCGCTGA